Below is a window of Candidatus Viadribacter manganicus DNA.
GCCGGGCAGAACGAAGATGATCGCCGAGAGCGTGCCGCCTGCTGAGGCAACGGTCTGGACGATGTTGTTCTCGCGAATGGTTCCGGTGTTGAAGAGCCGGAAGATGCCCATCGAGATGACCGCCGCCGGGATCGAGGAGGCAATAGTGATGCCGACGCGCAGCCCCAGATAGACATTTGCGGCGGTGAACACGATCGCGATCACAGCGCCCAAAAGCAGCGCGCGCAGGCTTAGTTCTTTATCCAGCATGGGTCTTCCCCTTTGAACGCCTTATAGCCGGGCGCGCGTCCGCCAAGAGGATATCGCGACGGACGGCAGGCGCCTGTGGAAAAACCCTAGTTTTCCTTGCCTTTAACCGCGCGCATAGACGGGCCTAGGAAAACTTGGCGAACTTGCCTACCTGTTCGGGCAATGACAGGAGCCCATTCCATGATCGGTTCGATCACCCGCCTCGACGACGAAGACAAAGAAAAGACCCCGGCGGACGGCCGCAACGCCCCAGACGTGATCGAAAAGGCGCTGTTTGAAGCGCGCGTCGTGATGCTGACGGGCGAAGTAAACGACATCCAGGCGCGCCGCATCACCGAGCGCTTGTTCGCCCTCTCCTCGCAAAACGCCGACCCGATCACATTCGTGATCTCATCGCCCGGTGGTCACGTTGAAAGCGGCGACATGATCCATGACGTGATCAGGTTCATCAACGCACCGGTGCGCATGCTGGGCACGGGCTGGGTCGCGAGCGCTGGCGCGCTGATCTATTGCGCTGCTGAACGTGAAAATCGCTATTGCCTGCCGAACACGCGCTTCCTGCTGCACGAACCGCGCGGCGGCGTCGGCGGCATGGCCTCAGACGTTGAGATTCAAGCGCGCGAAATCTTGCGCATGCGCGAACGTCTGAACCAGATCTTCGCCAACGCCACGGGCCAGCCTGCTGACAAGATCAAGCGCGACGTCGATCGCGATTATTGGATGCTGGCCGAAGAGGCAAAAGCCTACGGCCTCGTAGGCAAAATCGTGAAGAGCCAGAACGACATTCGTTAAGCGCAAAAACGCAGCAGGGTAACCGGACTTTAAGCGCGTTCGTGTATCCATCAAACCTTGTCGCAAGACTTCTTAAGAAGCGCGCGACCGGGGTTGGTGGAGAATTTCCTAATGCGCTTGGGATCAGCGGCGTCTGCGCTCGCTCTGTTACTGGCTGCCTGCGGCGCAGGCAATGGAAGCGCTCACCAGGAAGAAGCGGTTCACGAAGCGCACGCCCCTGAAGCGGGACATGGCGAAACGGCCGCGAGCGGCCATGGCGTCTCGCTCGGACCGGCCGAGGCTCATGGCGCCACGGCCGCGCGCCAAACCGCCTCGCACCAAGGCGCCGCACACTGGGCCTACAACAATCAGCGCGCCTGGGCTGGCGTCAGCGGTCTGTGCGGCCGCGGCCAAGAGCAATCACCAATCAATCTCTCAAGCGCCGCGCCCATGGCGGAAGTACCAGATCTCACACCGCGCTACCTGCCGATCGATGGCGGGTTCGTGAACAACGGCCACACGCTACAATTCAATCCAGCGCAAAGCGCGGCAACCCTCGCCATTGGCCACGACAACTACGCCTTTGCGCAATTTCACTTTCACGCACCAGCCGAACACATGCTTGATCACCGCGCGTATCCGGCAGAACTGCACTTCGTGCACCGCAACGAAGCAGGACAGCTCGCCGTCGTCGGCGTGTTCATCGAGGAAGGCGCTCCAAACAGTGCGCTGGCGGCCCTGCTCTCGCACGCGCCGCGCGAACATGGCGATGAGTTTGCCGAGCATTTGAGCGTCAATCTGATGGCGTTGCTGCCGCCAGACCGCACCTATTTTGCTTATGCGGGCTCGCTGACGACGCCGCCGTGCAGCGAGGGCGTGCGCTGGAATGTGTTACGCACGCCGATTACGGCATCGCCCGAGCAGATCGCCGCTCTGCGCGAAGCGTTGGGCTCGAGCTCGCGCCATACCCAACCCGTCAACGCGCGCACGGTGCTGCTGGGCAGCTGACATCGGCACACGCCAAAGCGTTGACGCCCGGCGACGGGCCCACCATTTCGTACGCGAACTCACCAAGCACTCAGCCAGCAAACTTCGCCTCACGCAGGTATCGTGAA
It encodes the following:
- a CDS encoding ATP-dependent Clp protease proteolytic subunit; the protein is MIGSITRLDDEDKEKTPADGRNAPDVIEKALFEARVVMLTGEVNDIQARRITERLFALSSQNADPITFVISSPGGHVESGDMIHDVIRFINAPVRMLGTGWVASAGALIYCAAERENRYCLPNTRFLLHEPRGGVGGMASDVEIQAREILRMRERLNQIFANATGQPADKIKRDVDRDYWMLAEEAKAYGLVGKIVKSQNDIR
- a CDS encoding carbonic anhydrase encodes the protein MRLGSAASALALLLAACGAGNGSAHQEEAVHEAHAPEAGHGETAASGHGVSLGPAEAHGATAARQTASHQGAAHWAYNNQRAWAGVSGLCGRGQEQSPINLSSAAPMAEVPDLTPRYLPIDGGFVNNGHTLQFNPAQSAATLAIGHDNYAFAQFHFHAPAEHMLDHRAYPAELHFVHRNEAGQLAVVGVFIEEGAPNSALAALLSHAPREHGDEFAEHLSVNLMALLPPDRTYFAYAGSLTTPPCSEGVRWNVLRTPITASPEQIAALREALGSSSRHTQPVNARTVLLGS